From the genome of Natrinema marinum:
CTGACGACGAACGGCTAACTCAGTCGATGTCCGTCGTGAGTCCATCGCGGAGGTCGCGACCGAAGTAGTAGCCCACGAGCGACGCGAGCAGTCCGACGGCTCCGCCGACCGCGACCAGCGTCCCGGCCGAGTCGGCAGCCGCGATGAGCACGGCGTGGGTGAGCAGCGCCGAGACGGCACCGACCGAGACGCCGGCGGCGCTCACCTCGAGGTACCGGCGCTTCGACGCGAGCAGGCCGACGAGGAAGGTGACCGCGAACATGCCGACCATGCGGCCGGCGATCGGGAGCACGGTCGCGCCGGCCAACAGGCCTGCGCCGACGACGAGCACGAGCGCGAGGAACGCCTTCGGCGAGAAGTACCGCCCGAGCGAGAGCCGCGATGTCAGCGGGGAGAGCAACGACGACGGCGAGAATCGCGACGAACCACTATCGGCCTCGGCGCCGGCGTCACGCTCGGTGGCCGATCCGAACGCTTCCGCGTCGGCTCCCGACTCCGAGGTGGCAGCCGCAGCGTCGGCCCGCGGTTCGGCGTCGCCGGCCCCGGTCCCCACCTCCGAGAGCAATCGATCGGTCTCCTCGAGGAGGTCGTCGGTGCTGGAGCCGTCTCGGCTCCGGCTTTCGGTCACCTCGTCCGAACGGTCGCTCATGTGTCATCAATGGCAGCCCGTCGTCATGGACCTTTCCCCGGCCGCAGCGTATACGTGGACGGCCGCCCCACCGGAACCATGACCTGGGCTGTGACGGCTGCCCTCGGGCTGTTCTCGGTCGGAATCGGCGCGTTCGTCTACGTGCTCGTGTCGAACCTCGAGCCCCAGCCGGAGTATCCGGAACTGATGACCGACGCGCTACGGCTCGTCGGACTCGCGGTCGCGACCGCTGCAGTCGGCATCGGAATCGTCTTTCTCCTTTCTGCCGGCCGGGCCTATACGTGGTGACGAACGCGAAACAGGGGCGATCCGGGAACCGTGTCGTCAGCGAACCGAGTCGAGTAGCAGCTTCTGTTCGACCCGTTTGACCTCGTGTTGCACGTCGCGGACGGCGTCGATGTTCGCCGAGATCGAACTAATTCCCTCGTTGACGAGGAATCGGGCCATCTCGGGTTTCGAGCCCGCCTGCCCGCAGATGCTCGTATCCACGTCGTGCTCGCGGCAGGTCTCGATCACGTTGCCGATCAGCCGGAGGACGGCGGGGTGGAGCTCGTCGAACCGGTCGGCGACGTTCTCGTTGTTCCGGTCTACGGCGAGCGTGTACTGGGTCAGGTCGTTGGTGCCGAACGAGGCGAAGTCGATGCCCGCTTCGGCCATTCCCTCGACCGACAGCGCCGAGGCCGGCGTCTCGATCATCGCACCCCAGCGGCGCTTCTCGGGGTCGATCCCCGCCTCCTTCATGAGTTCCTTCGCCTGCAGCACGTCTTCGGCGTCGTTGACCAGCGGGAACATGATCTCGACGTTGTCGTAGCCCATCTCGTAGAGTCGGCGGAACGCCTCGAGTTCGTGGGCGAAGACGTCCGGCCGGTCGAGCGAGCGCCGGATGCCCCGGTAGCCCAGCATCGGGTTGTGCTCGTTGGGCTCGTCGTCGCCGCCCTCGAGCTGGCGGAACTCGTCGGTCGGCGCGTCGAGGGTGCGAACGCGGACGGGACGCGGGTAGAACTCGTCGGCGACGCCGCGGATGCCCTCGACGAGTTCTTTGATGTAGGCGTCCTCGCCGTTCTCCTCGATGTAGTTGGCGGGCGTCTGGTTCAGCGAGAGAATCATGTGCTCGGTTCGCAGGAGGCCGACGCCGTCTGCACCCGTCGCGGCCGCGCGCTCGGCGGCCTCCGGGATGGAGACGTTGACCTTGACCTCGGTCGCGGTCATCGGCTTGACCGGCGACTGCGGGCGGACCTCCTCGACAGGTTCGGTCTCCTCGTCGGGCTCGACCGTCGTCCCCTCGAGTACCGATCCCTTCTCGCCGTCGAGAGTGACGACTTGCCCGTCCTCTAGGACGGTCGTCGCGTTGGTCGTGCCGACGATGGCGGGGACACCGAGTTCGCGTGAGACGATGGCGGCGTGGCTGGTCATGCCGCCCTCGTCGGTGATGATCCCCGAGGCGCGCTTCATCGCGGGCACCATGTCGGGCATGGTCATCTCGGTGACGATGATGTCGCCCTCGCCGACCTTCGCCAGGTCGTCGAGTTTGGTGACGATCCGTGCGGGGCCGCTGACGGTCCCCGGACTCGAGCCCAGCCCGTCGACGAGCACGTCGCCGGAGGAACTCGCGTCGGCCGCGCCGCCCCCGCTTTCGGCCGCCTGGACGCCGCTGCCGTCGGTCAGCCCCTTCGAAGCGTCTCCGCCGCTGGCTGCCTCGGCGGCGTCGCCGCTCTCGTCGATCGTCGTGATCGGGCGGGACTGGAGCATGTACACGTCCTCGTCGACGATCGCCCACTCGACGTCTTGGGGCTCGTCGTAGTGGTCCTCGACGCGCTCGCCGAGGTCCATGAGATCGTCGATCTCGTCGTCGGAGACGACCCGCTGGGTCCGCTTGTCCTCCGGCACGTCGCGCTCGACGGTCTGGCCGGTTTCCTCGTCTTTCTCGTGCATCACCTTCTTCTCGGCGATGGTAACGTCCATCGACCGGTCCTCCCGATCGATGACGTAGTTGTCCGGCGAGACGGCGCCGGAGACGACGGCCTCGCCGAGTCCCCAGGCGGCTTCGATGATCATCGTCGGATCGCCCGTCGAGGGGTGACTCGTAAACATCACGCCCGACTTCTCGGCGTCAACCATCTGCTGGACGACGACCGCGATGTTGACCGCAGAGTGGTCGAAGCCCTGCTCTTGGCGGTAGTAGATCGCCCGCTGGGTAAACAGCGAGGCCCAGCACTCGCGGACGCGATCGAGCAGGTCCTCCTCGGTGACGTTGAGGAAGGTCTCCTGTTGCCCGGCGAAGGAGGCGTCGGGCAGGTCCTCGGCGGTCGCCGACGAGCGCACCGCGACGAACGCCTCGCCGTCGCCGACCTCGCGGTAGCTCTCGAGAATCTCTTCGCGGAGGTCGTCGGGGAACGGCGTCTCGAGGATAAGTTCCTGTGCGCGGTCGGCCGCGTCGGCCAGCGCGGCCGAGTCGTCGACGTCGACGTCGACGGCCGCGAACAGCTCCTCGTCGATTTCGGCTTCTTCGATAAACGATCGATAGGTCCCGGCGGTTACGACGAATCCCGGGGGAACGGGTAGCCCAGCACCCGTGAGTTCGCCCAGGGAGGCACCTTTACCGCCGACCTTCTCGAGGTCGCCGGCACTGATCTCGTCCAGCCAGAGTACAGCCATCTCTAGTTGTGTGATCACTGGAACGAATAAAGAAGGTTGCGAACGGTCGCGCACAGTCGCAACTCGAGACTGAATGAGTTTCTATCAGGCGAAGCGCTCGGAGAGCCGGGCGGCCAGAAATCGTCGGTAAATCGAACGCGTTAGGGCGTTGCAAACGGGATATCGTCGGCGCTCGAACGCCCTTCGCCGACGTGACGATTCGCGGATTGTTCGTCCATAGCGATTAAACAACCTCGGTGACTGTCGTGGGTATGGACCTTCGAAATCCGTTCAGATGGGCGATCGTCTATCGGCTGGTCGCGGTCGGGTCGCTGGTGCTCGGTCTGGCGCTGGTCGCGCTCGGTCTCGTCATCGGGTTCGGCGGTGCGGTCACGGTGCTGTTCACTGCTCCGCTCGATCCCGGTCCGGCGATCGAGCAGGCGAATCCCGTGATCACCGTGGTCTTCGCCGTCCTCGGCGTCGTCGTCTGGCAACTCGGCAAGACATACGCGCTGTTCGCCACTCTTCCCCGCGCGGCGGGTCGGGCCGCCGGCCGTCAGGTCGACGCCAACCGTGTCGCGAGCGAAGTGCGTGACAGCCTCGAGGAGCGACTCACCGATCTGGAGTCCGAAATCGAAGCGACGCGCCGGGCCGTCGAGGCCCTCGACGACGGCGATCGACGACTGACCTACGACGAGCGCGAGCACCGCGAGGAAGCGTCGTCGGAATCGGAACCGAATCCGTCGTCGGATCGGGGACCGTCACCACCCTCGAGCCCGAAACAGACCGGGAGCGACGGCGATATCGGATCCGATCACGCCGATAGCAGCGGCGACCCGCTCGCCTGAGCCGCTTCTCATGCCTCGAGGATCTCGTCTTCCTCGTCGTCGGGGACGGCGATCGAGCCGTCGAGAACGGTCACGCCGCGACCGCCGACCCGCACCGCTTCGTCGAGTCGCACGCGGACCAGTCCCGGCCGGTCGACGTAGTGGCCCTGCTCGAGGCGGAGTTCCTCCGGCAGGTCGTCGTCGAACGCGCCGAAGCGATCGAGGTACGCGCCGACGGCCCCGCTCGCGGTGCCCGTAACGGGATCCTCCGGGACGCCGGCTCCCGGCGCGAACATGCGGCCGTGGAGCGTCGAGTCGCGCTCGAGCGCGTCGAAAGTAAAGAGGTAGATTCCGGTCGCGTCGACCGCGTCGGCCAGATTCTCGATCGCGCGCATGTCCGGCTGGGCGCTCCCCACGTCTGAGAGGTACGTGATCGGGACGATCAGGAACGGCAGCCCGGTCGAGGAGACGGCCAGCGGGAGATCGGCGCTCGCGCCCTCGAGCGCGGCCGCGTCGACGCCCAGTGCGTCGGCGACCCGATCGTAGCCGATATCGACCTCGCGGATCGTCGGCTCGTCCTGGGTCATCCAGACCGTTCCGTCCGATTCGACGTCGATCTCGAGGACGCCAACGTTCGTCTCGAGGGTGGTCGTTCCCGGCTCGAGGCCCTCGTCGCGGAGGTGCGCGAAGCTGCCGATCGTCGCGTGACCGCAGAGGTCGACCTCCTGGGAGGGAGTGAAGTAGCGGATTCGACGGTCGGCGGCGTCGCTCGAGCGGAGAAACGCCGTCTCGCTGACGGCCATCTCGTCGGCGATTGCCTGCATCTGATCGGTCGAGAGTCCGTCCGCGTTCGGGACGACGCCCGCCGGATTGCCGGTCAGCGGTTCGTCGGTGAACGCGTCGACCTGCAAGATCCGAATCGTCTTCATACGACGTGGGTCGGCCGACCGGCGTATCAATCCTCGGTCTATCGATCAAAACGGCTCCTGTTCGTAGCGAGCGGGTGAGGACCGCAATTATCTCCAGACTACTGCTGGATGCTGCGTCTCCCCCGACGACCGCGCGTGGCGTCACCTCGGCTGTGTCACTGGAACGAGAAGGTCGTCTCCGAATTCGGTGCGATCGTTTTCATCATCGCGGCAACCACGTCGTAGTCCGGTCGCGGCTCAATTTCACAGCTCGATGCTTTCAACGTCGAGACAAGTTCGACGTGAACGAGCGCGTCCTCGAACGGAACGGTCGCGTGAGCCGTCGTCCCGTAGGCTGCCGTCGACGCCGCGCTGACGAGCGCGGTTCGCGTCTCGCCGTCGTACTCGTAGGAGACCTCCTCGTAGTTGCCACTGCTTTTGGTCTCCTCGAGGAATCCGTCGGTGACGGCGGCGTAGGAACACCGAATCTGAACGTCGACGTAGGCGTTGCCATCGCTTCCGAACCCGTCTCGAGTCGCGTTCGCCTGCCACCGGTCGTCGTACTGGTCGGTCGTACTCGTCTGCCAGCCACAGGGGTAGTCGATGGTAATCGGCAGTGCGGTCCCGGCCGCGTCGAACGGCGTGAGGGCGCTTGCGTCATCGGCGACTTGCTGACACGCGGGGTCGCCGTCGCTGTGTCCGGGCGTACATCCACCGCCATTGCTATCTTCGTTTTCGTCGGCCCCTTCGTCTCCGGAGCCGTCCGTCCCCGTGTCGGTGGAATCGCTCGTGTCGCCGGCACAGCCGGCGATGCTCACCGCCCCGGCAGTGAGTCCGGTCGCAAGTAGTCGGCGGCGGCTATACGGCTGTCGTGTGTCGTCCGCGGTCGTCTCGGATGCGTTCATGATTCTGGTTCGGTGAGTGCAAGTAGCGTGCCGGTGCTGTTCGATGAGAAGACATGGCTCGCGGTGAGGGCGCCCGGTTTCTCGAGCGGGCCGGGTTCGTTCGGTGCGTGGCCGGAGTTGGCGACATCGATCCGGTACATCGCAGTGCCGTCTGCGGCGCCAGTGTTCGAGGAACCCGCCGCCGCCGATCGTTCGGTCCGCGTCGAATTGTCGGCATCGTCGTCGCCATTCCCGTCTCCGTTGTCTCCCCCCGGCGAACGACTGTCAGTCGTCGACGAACAGCCAGCCAACCCAACTATTCCGGCAGTCCAGAGCGGCTTCAGCGCCGTTCGTCGATCCCACTGAGAACGGCCCGTTTTCCGTTCCCTTTCAGTCCATCTCCCCATTCATTCGGTTACGTAGAAGTATTTACTTATAAATGGGCGACCTATTCAAATAGTGTTCACGTGCGGACAGTACTAGGGGAAAGAACCGAATTTCACGGCTACACCGGGATATAGCCGTAGAAATCGCTGCCGCGACGTATGCCATATCCGTCCGCTGTGTGCAGCAATACGGTGTCAGCGTCCAGTCCGTTTCGAGGCGTTCGATGTCCCGTCTCGCTTGCGCGCCGGCGCGCTTAGCGCTCACCGATCCAGCCTGCGAGATCGGTGACGACTCCCTCGGCCACGTTGTTCCGAACGGTGTAGGCGAACTCCACCGACGGTCCCTCGCCCGGCATGAACAGGTGATCGAGGTCGCCGTCCGTCTCGAACGTCGTCTCGGACTCCCCACCGAGTTCGGACCGCCAGCGCTCGAGGTCGTCCGCGACGGAGACCTGGAAGTCCCGCCCGCCCTGCAGGAAGTACGCCGGCACGTCGAGTGCCGCCGCGGTACCGACGTGATCGTAGGCGGCGAGGCTGTCCCAGAACGCGCCGGGCTTACCGAGGAGCGTCTCCGTTGGCTCGTACTCGCCCGAGCGGACCCGCTCGATCTGGCCGGCCCATCGGTCGTGGATGGCCGCCAGGTCGTCCCACTCGATGGAGCCGACCGAGACCTTGTGCTCGAGTTGCTCGAGGGTCAACTCGTGGTACGGCCGGGCCGGCGCGGCCAGGCCGACAATCCCGGCGAGACTCCCGTCTCGAGCGGCGATCCGGGGTGCCGCCCGGCCCCCGAGACCGTGCCCGACGACGACGATGCGATTCGGGTCGACGCCGTCGACGTTTCGGAGTCGCTCGACGGCGACCAGCGCGTCGTCGACGGTGACGCGATCGAGGGTGTACGAGCCGGGGTCGACGTCACAGGTGGGGATTCGCTTGTCGTAGCGGAGGGCCGCGACGCCGTTCGACGTGAGGCCCTCGGCCAGATCCTTGAGCGCCTTCGTGCCGCCGCGGTCGTTGTTTCTGGTCCCCGCACCGGCGTCGTGGACGAGGACGACGCCGGGGACCTCCCCCGACTCCGCCGTGGGCGTCGTGACGGTTCCCGGCAGCGAACAGTCCGCGACCGAGAGCGTCACGGTCCGCTCGGCGATCGCGTTCGGATCGACGTAGGCCGGTCGGGCGTAGCCGTCGACGATCCCGCAATCGAGGAGCCGCGATTTCCCGTCGACGACAGCGCGGAAGTCGTGGTCGCCGCCGTCGAACGACAGCGTCAGATCGACCGCCGTCCGGGTTCGCTTGGCCGCCGTCTTCGTCTCGGCGACCTCCTCGAACGAGCCGCTGACCGATCCGTACGCCATCCAGAGCCGCTCGAGTCGGGCGGGATCGCCGCGTTTGTCGCGTTCGCGCTCGGCGAACCGTTCGCTGGCTCGCTCGAAGTTCTCGTCTGCGAAGTCGTCGATCAGCGCCGTCGCCACGTCGGTGGGTGTAGTCGGGCCGCCATCACCTGTCGAGTCCGAGAGTAGGTCGGAACAGCCGGCCACTGCTGACGCCGTCGCCGTCGATACCGCCGCGAGTACGGTCCGCCGTCGGGGTGCCATCGTTGTCGGACCCTCCACGGTGTGTCGGATAAGTACGAGGTCGATTCTCTGTGACTGTGTTCGGCTTTGATATACGAAGTCGACGGCTGGTGTCACGCGCCGATGGGTGACGGCCGGCGGCGGCGCTCAATCGTCGCTCGCTTCCTCGAGCGGGTCGCCGTGGTCGGCCATCGGCGGCAAATCCCCCGAGGCGTGGGTGCCGACCGGCGGCCGGTTGACCTCCGCGGCGGACGAGTTCTCGAGGTCGGTTCCCGCGTCGTCCTCGAGCGACGCCATCTCGCCGTCCGCTCGAGCGTCCTGATCGATCCGCATCGAACAGAACTCCGCGCCGCACATCGAGCAAAAGCGCGCCTCCTTGTAATTGTCGCCGGGTAGCGTCTGGTCGTGGAACGACCGCGCGCGCTCGGGGTCGAGCGCGAGGCGGAACTGCTCGCGCCAGTCGAAGTTGTATCGCGCCTCCGAGAGCGCGTCGTCCCAGTCGCGCGCGCCAGGTCGTTCGGTCGCCACGTCGCCGGCGTGGGCGGCGATCCGGTAGGCCGCCAGCCCGTCCCGAACGTCCTCCTCCTCGGGGAGCCCGAGGTGCTCTTTCGGCGTGACGTAACACAGCATCGCGGCGCCCGCTTGGGCCGCTATCGCCGCACCGATGGCGCTCGTGATGTGGTCGTAGCCCGGCGCGACGTCTGTCACGAGCGGTCCGAGCACGTAGAAGGGTGCGCCGTCGCAGACCTCCTGCTGGCGCTCGACGTTCTCTGCGACCCTGTGCATCGGGACGTGGCCAGGTCCCTCAACCATCACCTGGACGCCGTGGTCCCAGCCGACCCGCGTCAGTTCGCCCAGCGTGTCGAGTTCGGCGTACTGGGCCTCGTCGCAGGCATCTGCCAGACAGCCCGGTCGTAGGCTGTCGCCGAGGCTGAAGGTGACGTCGTGTTCGGCGAAGATCGCACAAATCTCGGGGAACACCTGATACAGCGGGTTCTGTTCGCCGTGTTCCTCCATCCACTTCGCCATGATCGACCCGCCGCGAGAGACGATTCCGGTCTTTCGGCCGTCGGTCAGCGGCAGGTGCTCGGCGAGGATTCCGGCGTGGATCGTCATGTAGTCGACGCCCTGCTTGGCCTGCTTTTCGATGATCTCGAGCAACAGGTCGGTCGTGATAGCCGCGGGACTGCCCGCCTGCTTGACCGCCTCGTACAGTGGCACCGTCCCGAGAGGAACCGGCGAGTGCTCGACGTGGGCCTCGCGGATCTCGTCTAGGTCGCTGCCGGTGCCGAGGTCCATCACCGTGTCCGCACCGTAATGGACCGCGGTGTGGAGCTTCTCGAGTTCCGTCTCGAGGTCGCTGGTCGTCTCGCTGTTGCCGATGTTGGCGTTGACCTTCGTCGCGAACTCCCGGCCGATGATCATCGGATCGAGCGC
Proteins encoded in this window:
- a CDS encoding DUF456 domain-containing protein: MSDRSDEVTESRSRDGSSTDDLLEETDRLLSEVGTGAGDAEPRADAAAATSESGADAEAFGSATERDAGAEADSGSSRFSPSSLLSPLTSRLSLGRYFSPKAFLALVLVVGAGLLAGATVLPIAGRMVGMFAVTFLVGLLASKRRYLEVSAAGVSVGAVSALLTHAVLIAAADSAGTLVAVGGAVGLLASLVGYYFGRDLRDGLTTDID
- the ppsA gene encoding phosphoenolpyruvate synthase, whose protein sequence is MAVLWLDEISAGDLEKVGGKGASLGELTGAGLPVPPGFVVTAGTYRSFIEEAEIDEELFAAVDVDVDDSAALADAADRAQELILETPFPDDLREEILESYREVGDGEAFVAVRSSATAEDLPDASFAGQQETFLNVTEEDLLDRVRECWASLFTQRAIYYRQEQGFDHSAVNIAVVVQQMVDAEKSGVMFTSHPSTGDPTMIIEAAWGLGEAVVSGAVSPDNYVIDREDRSMDVTIAEKKVMHEKDEETGQTVERDVPEDKRTQRVVSDDEIDDLMDLGERVEDHYDEPQDVEWAIVDEDVYMLQSRPITTIDESGDAAEAASGGDASKGLTDGSGVQAAESGGGAADASSSGDVLVDGLGSSPGTVSGPARIVTKLDDLAKVGEGDIIVTEMTMPDMVPAMKRASGIITDEGGMTSHAAIVSRELGVPAIVGTTNATTVLEDGQVVTLDGEKGSVLEGTTVEPDEETEPVEEVRPQSPVKPMTATEVKVNVSIPEAAERAAATGADGVGLLRTEHMILSLNQTPANYIEENGEDAYIKELVEGIRGVADEFYPRPVRVRTLDAPTDEFRQLEGGDDEPNEHNPMLGYRGIRRSLDRPDVFAHELEAFRRLYEMGYDNVEIMFPLVNDAEDVLQAKELMKEAGIDPEKRRWGAMIETPASALSVEGMAEAGIDFASFGTNDLTQYTLAVDRNNENVADRFDELHPAVLRLIGNVIETCREHDVDTSICGQAGSKPEMARFLVNEGISSISANIDAVRDVQHEVKRVEQKLLLDSVR
- a CDS encoding PhzF family phenazine biosynthesis protein, whose product is MKTIRILQVDAFTDEPLTGNPAGVVPNADGLSTDQMQAIADEMAVSETAFLRSSDAADRRIRYFTPSQEVDLCGHATIGSFAHLRDEGLEPGTTTLETNVGVLEIDVESDGTVWMTQDEPTIREVDIGYDRVADALGVDAAALEGASADLPLAVSSTGLPFLIVPITYLSDVGSAQPDMRAIENLADAVDATGIYLFTFDALERDSTLHGRMFAPGAGVPEDPVTGTASGAVGAYLDRFGAFDDDLPEELRLEQGHYVDRPGLVRVRLDEAVRVGGRGVTVLDGSIAVPDDEEDEILEA
- a CDS encoding alpha/beta hydrolase family protein, with the protein product MAPRRRTVLAAVSTATASAVAGCSDLLSDSTGDGGPTTPTDVATALIDDFADENFERASERFAERERDKRGDPARLERLWMAYGSVSGSFEEVAETKTAAKRTRTAVDLTLSFDGGDHDFRAVVDGKSRLLDCGIVDGYARPAYVDPNAIAERTVTLSVADCSLPGTVTTPTAESGEVPGVVLVHDAGAGTRNNDRGGTKALKDLAEGLTSNGVAALRYDKRIPTCDVDPGSYTLDRVTVDDALVAVERLRNVDGVDPNRIVVVGHGLGGRAAPRIAARDGSLAGIVGLAAPARPYHELTLEQLEHKVSVGSIEWDDLAAIHDRWAGQIERVRSGEYEPTETLLGKPGAFWDSLAAYDHVGTAAALDVPAYFLQGGRDFQVSVADDLERWRSELGGESETTFETDGDLDHLFMPGEGPSVEFAYTVRNNVAEGVVTDLAGWIGER
- the thiC gene encoding phosphomethylpyrimidine synthase ThiC; the encoded protein is MPQTQMQAARDGTVTPEMERIAERENRNPEYVREQVAEGQAVIPANRNHDALDPMIIGREFATKVNANIGNSETTSDLETELEKLHTAVHYGADTVMDLGTGSDLDEIREAHVEHSPVPLGTVPLYEAVKQAGSPAAITTDLLLEIIEKQAKQGVDYMTIHAGILAEHLPLTDGRKTGIVSRGGSIMAKWMEEHGEQNPLYQVFPEICAIFAEHDVTFSLGDSLRPGCLADACDEAQYAELDTLGELTRVGWDHGVQVMVEGPGHVPMHRVAENVERQQEVCDGAPFYVLGPLVTDVAPGYDHITSAIGAAIAAQAGAAMLCYVTPKEHLGLPEEEDVRDGLAAYRIAAHAGDVATERPGARDWDDALSEARYNFDWREQFRLALDPERARSFHDQTLPGDNYKEARFCSMCGAEFCSMRIDQDARADGEMASLEDDAGTDLENSSAAEVNRPPVGTHASGDLPPMADHGDPLEEASDD